In Bombus affinis isolate iyBomAffi1 chromosome 8, iyBomAffi1.2, whole genome shotgun sequence, the following proteins share a genomic window:
- the LOC126919356 gene encoding uncharacterized protein LOC126919356 encodes MNIMRKLILNIKDETKEKQLFVNEDKDEAMLTCSKSRKNVSELPMQRLQSIQPQDLNIQHKEDVDTILKYVPKFSLLRQQNVLPNMKDENVFRENTPSPPRYRTPPRGMILNSEEAKVFILLKHYGLGQYPNSSYKK; translated from the exons atgaacataatgaggaaattaattttgaatatcaaagatgaaacaaaggagaaacaATTGTTTGTAAATGAAGATAAAGATGAAGCAATGCTAACTTGTTCAAAAAGTAGAAAGAATGTAAGCGAACTACCTATGCAGAG ATTACAGTCCATTCAGCCACaagatttaaatattcaacACAAAGAAGATGTTGATACTATTCTTAAATATGTGCCTAAATTTAGTCTATTGCGCCAACAAAATGTTCTTCCAAATATGAAGGATGAAAATGTATTTAGGGAGAATACACCATCACCACCACGTTACAGGACACCTCCAAGAGGAATGATTTTAAATTCAGAAGAAGCAAAAGTGTTTATTTTACTAAAACATTACGGATTAGGTCAATACCCAAATTCCTCGTACAAGAAgtaa